One genomic window of Arachis hypogaea cultivar Tifrunner chromosome 8, arahy.Tifrunner.gnm2.J5K5, whole genome shotgun sequence includes the following:
- the LOC112705191 gene encoding serine/threonine-protein phosphatase 7 long form homolog: MVRDYKVPEEHIINYLDHPIYPNRNLLVRKLDPPQSWNPRVENYLRATGFYQVSRIRMIRGSHSLLAALVERWRPETHTFVMPVGEVTVTLEDVAHIFGLPIDGEPVSGWTDSSSDFVQSQSMAIFGRAPEFSRNSKSYIRLGWVRRVRDEEPLDTEESIRTYVRCQIFCLLGSTLFTDKSTAYAHAKYLPLLRDFERIHTYSWGSACLAHLYRALCRASRYDTKEMDGPLNLLFVWAWERMPCISPVPRHILPPAEIPVAMRWSHSERSTTWLEKTVVTFRHDIDYMQEGYDIRTICGSLSGGRTKYF, from the exons atggTTCGTGATTATAAAGTTCCGGAAgaacatattataaattatttggatCATCCAATCTAT CCCAACAGAAATTTGTTGGTGCGTAAACTGGATCCACCACAGAGTTGGAACCCGAGGGTCGAAAACTACTTACGTGCCACCGGATTCTACCAGGTATCTAGGATTCGGATGATAAGAGGATCTCACTCGTTGTTAGCTGCTCTGGTTGAAAGGTGGAGGCCGGAGACTCACACTTTTGTGATGCCGGTGGGTGAGGTTACAGTGACATTGGAAGATGTCGCACATATATTTGGCTTACCAATTGATGGAGAGCCTGTGAGTGGATGGACTGACAGTAGTAGTGATTTTGTTCAGAGTCAGAGCATGGCAATATTTGGCCGTGCCCCGGAGTTCAGTCGTAATTCGAAATCCTATATAAGGCTTGGTTGGGTTCGGCGTGTCAGAGATGAGGAGCCGTTGGACACTGAGGAGTCCATAAGGACATATGTGAGATGTCAGATTTTCTGCCTGTTAGGGTCGACCCTATTCACAGATAAGTCAACCGCATACGCCCATGCGAAGTATCTACCATTGCTTCGCGATTTCGAGCGGATCCATACTTATAGTTGGGGTTCAGCATGTCTCGCTCATCTTTACAGAGCACTATGCCGTGCATCACGATATGATACGAAGGAGATGGATGGTCCTCTTAATCTATTGTTTGTTTGGGCATGGGAGCGAATGCCGTGTATTTCGCCTGTACCGAGACATATCCTTCCACCTGCTGAGATACCAGTTGCCATGAG GTGGAGTCATTCGGAACGGAGTACAACGTGGTTAGAGAAGACTGTTGTGACATTTAGGCATGATATAGACTACATGCAGGAG GGTTATGACATTCGAACTATCTGTGGCAGTTTGAGTGGCGGCCGTACGAAGTATTTTTAA